The following proteins are co-located in the Candidatus Binataceae bacterium genome:
- the pbpC gene encoding penicillin-binding protein 1C: MRARIVIVAILAALIGCAWFASAPDAPPPFDEVRARWRPSDAQLLDRKGDPLYERRVDSHGRRLAWTPIDEISPALLRAVIASEDRRFYDHDGVDARAIGNAGMHALLGARTRGASTITMQVASMIDPSLGRGGRRSAMQKLQQIRSALALERTWSKAQILEAYLNLVTWRGELEGINAASRVMLGKAPHGVNAGEGIVMAALVRAPNAGRAAVARRSLKLLAALGADAPSQAEVDAALDRVYSHSTREFARVTLAPHVAERMLTAGQLSARCTLDSELQRFAAETLKRHVSEVRDRGVDDGAALVVDNASGEVWAYVGSAGDTSGAPWVDGVRASRQPGSALKPFLYALAIDRHFLTAASLVEDTPLELPEERGLYRPADYDHQFRGLVSMRTALASSLNLPAVRTASLVGVDAFAANLNDLGMDSVVEPGDFYGASLALGSADVTLWELVGAYRTLADGGTWSPLRLTAAAPAPQSRRIYSPAAAFVVSDVLADRASRSVTFGLENSLATRYWSAVKTGTSKDMRDNWCAGYSDRFTVGVWVGNVTGAPMRDVTGITGAAPVWLDVMNYLHDRYGSGAIHAPAGVVARRVEFADAVEAPREEWFLAGTEPVASRAKLDRDLPRIESPADGSIIAFDPDIPHDQQRVSFEAGRGSEHARWKLDGRIVCATASSCMWEPRAGAHKLVLESDSGHALDKVEFTVRGTASPGDEEVSSER; encoded by the coding sequence ATGCGCGCGCGAATAGTAATCGTCGCGATCCTCGCCGCCCTCATCGGATGTGCCTGGTTTGCGAGCGCGCCGGATGCACCGCCCCCGTTCGACGAGGTTCGCGCGCGATGGCGTCCGTCCGACGCGCAGCTTCTCGATCGCAAGGGCGATCCGCTCTACGAGCGCCGGGTTGATTCGCACGGCCGCCGTCTCGCGTGGACGCCGATCGATGAAATATCGCCGGCGCTGTTGCGCGCCGTGATCGCTTCAGAGGATCGCCGCTTCTACGATCATGATGGCGTTGACGCGAGAGCGATTGGCAACGCCGGGATGCACGCTTTACTCGGCGCCCGAACGCGGGGCGCCAGCACGATCACGATGCAAGTCGCGTCAATGATCGATCCGAGCCTCGGTCGCGGCGGCCGTCGCTCGGCGATGCAGAAACTCCAGCAAATCCGCAGCGCGCTCGCACTCGAGCGCACCTGGAGCAAGGCGCAGATCCTCGAGGCCTATCTGAACCTCGTTACCTGGCGCGGCGAGCTCGAAGGTATCAACGCTGCCTCGCGCGTGATGCTGGGCAAAGCTCCACACGGAGTGAACGCGGGAGAGGGAATCGTGATGGCGGCCCTGGTGCGCGCGCCTAACGCCGGGCGCGCAGCAGTTGCGCGCCGCTCGCTCAAGCTGCTAGCCGCGCTGGGCGCCGATGCGCCGTCGCAAGCTGAAGTTGACGCGGCACTCGATCGCGTTTACTCGCATTCGACGCGTGAGTTCGCGCGCGTCACGCTGGCGCCGCACGTCGCGGAGCGGATGCTGACGGCCGGTCAACTCTCGGCGCGATGCACTCTCGACTCCGAGCTACAACGCTTCGCCGCCGAAACTCTGAAGCGGCATGTGTCCGAAGTTCGCGATCGCGGCGTCGATGACGGCGCGGCGCTTGTCGTTGACAACGCCAGCGGCGAAGTCTGGGCCTACGTCGGCAGCGCCGGCGACACTTCCGGCGCGCCGTGGGTCGATGGGGTGCGAGCGTCGCGCCAGCCGGGCTCGGCACTCAAGCCGTTTCTCTACGCGCTCGCTATCGACCGCCATTTTCTGACCGCCGCTTCGCTGGTCGAGGATACTCCGCTCGAATTGCCCGAGGAGCGCGGTCTCTACCGCCCCGCTGACTATGACCATCAGTTTCGCGGACTTGTCTCAATGAGAACAGCGCTGGCCTCTTCGCTCAATCTGCCCGCGGTTCGCACCGCGTCGCTGGTCGGCGTCGACGCGTTCGCCGCGAATCTTAACGATCTTGGAATGGACAGCGTGGTCGAGCCGGGCGATTTCTACGGCGCCTCGCTCGCTCTGGGTTCCGCAGATGTAACGCTATGGGAGCTGGTCGGCGCGTATCGAACGCTCGCTGACGGCGGAACGTGGTCGCCGCTCCGCTTGACCGCCGCTGCGCCGGCGCCGCAGTCGCGGAGGATCTATTCACCCGCGGCAGCTTTCGTCGTCTCAGATGTCCTCGCCGATCGCGCCAGCCGCAGCGTGACATTCGGTCTCGAAAACAGCCTCGCGACTCGCTATTGGAGCGCGGTCAAAACCGGCACCAGCAAGGACATGCGTGACAACTGGTGCGCCGGCTACTCCGATCGGTTCACGGTCGGAGTATGGGTCGGCAATGTCACCGGCGCGCCGATGCGCGACGTGACCGGAATCACCGGTGCCGCGCCGGTCTGGCTCGACGTGATGAACTACCTGCACGACCGCTACGGCAGTGGCGCAATCCACGCGCCCGCCGGCGTCGTCGCGCGGCGAGTTGAATTTGCCGATGCGGTCGAGGCACCCCGCGAGGAATGGTTTCTCGCCGGCACCGAGCCCGTCGCGTCGCGCGCGAAGCTGGATCGCGATCTGCCTCGAATCGAGTCCCCCGCAGATGGATCGATCATCGCGTTCGACCCTGATATTCCACACGATCAACAACGAGTGAGCTTCGAAGCAGGACGCGGTTCCGAGCATGCGCGATGGAAGCTCGATGGCCGGATCGTTTGCGCTACAGCATCTTCATGTATGTGGGAGCCGCGGGCGGGAGCACACAAGCTCGTGCTCGAGAGTGATTCAGGTCACGCACTCGATAAGGTGGAGTTCACGGTCCGCGGAACTGCTTCGCCCGGCGACGAAGAAGTCAGTTCGGAGCGATAG
- a CDS encoding TetR/AcrR family transcriptional regulator, protein MEIVESQSGQPQPRRMSAERRREHLLDMAASIILNEGFEALTMEGVSERAGVSKGLGYAYFENADDLALALYDREVSEVYERIERESMRHDSYEQRVRQAVRTYFDLVATRGVLLAVLQTRLSGRKGRRTRRERLHRFIGFWADQIQQEFGAPRPVAESIAAATLSASDTFARGWAAHRLKRREIERVCSDFLLGAARGSLGTPAAQSNHARKK, encoded by the coding sequence ATGGAAATCGTCGAATCGCAAAGCGGACAACCGCAACCGCGTCGCATGAGCGCCGAGCGCCGCCGTGAGCATCTGCTCGACATGGCAGCTTCGATTATTCTCAATGAGGGCTTCGAGGCGCTTACGATGGAAGGGGTATCGGAGCGCGCGGGGGTCAGCAAAGGACTCGGTTACGCGTACTTCGAGAATGCCGACGATCTCGCGCTCGCGCTTTACGATCGCGAAGTCTCCGAGGTTTATGAACGCATCGAGCGCGAATCGATGCGCCACGATTCGTACGAACAGCGCGTGCGACAGGCGGTGCGCACGTACTTCGATCTCGTTGCGACGCGGGGCGTGCTGCTGGCCGTCCTCCAGACGCGGCTCAGCGGCCGCAAGGGACGCCGCACCCGCCGCGAGCGGCTGCACCGTTTCATTGGATTCTGGGCGGATCAGATCCAGCAGGAGTTCGGCGCGCCACGTCCGGTGGCGGAATCGATTGCCGCAGCGACGCTGAGCGCTTCGGACACGTTCGCGCGCGGATGGGCGGCACATCGGCTGAAGCGCCGCGAGATCGAGCGCGTGTGCAGCGACTTTCTGCTCGGCGCCGCGCGCGGCTCGCTCGGCACGCCGGCTGCGCAATCGAATCACGCGCGTAAGAAGTAA
- a CDS encoding glucose 1-dehydrogenase, with the protein MFRLEGKTAVVTGAGSGIGQAIAKTFAAAGAHVFIFEHDLKGAEETANAIKAADGAATVVQCDVTSADSVASAFEQVGRAASRLDILVNNAGIAHVGNVEKTTEADLDRVYAVNVKGVFLCSQAGVKMMSKAGAGVILNLASIASLIGLADRFAYSMSKGAVLTMTRSVAVDYIKQGIRCNCICPARVHTPFVDGYLRSSYPGREQEMFKTLSEYQPIGRMGTPEEVAALALYLCSDEASFITGQAYPIDGGVLVF; encoded by the coding sequence GTGTTTCGACTCGAAGGTAAGACGGCTGTTGTGACCGGTGCGGGCTCCGGAATCGGCCAGGCGATCGCGAAGACGTTTGCCGCAGCCGGCGCTCACGTCTTCATCTTTGAGCACGACCTGAAGGGCGCCGAGGAGACCGCGAATGCGATCAAGGCCGCGGATGGCGCCGCGACCGTTGTCCAGTGCGATGTCACCAGCGCGGATTCGGTCGCATCGGCATTCGAGCAGGTTGGCCGCGCCGCCTCGCGACTCGACATTCTCGTTAACAACGCCGGTATTGCGCACGTCGGTAACGTTGAGAAAACGACCGAGGCCGACCTCGATCGAGTCTATGCGGTCAACGTCAAAGGCGTCTTCCTCTGCTCGCAGGCTGGCGTGAAGATGATGTCGAAAGCGGGAGCAGGTGTTATTCTCAACCTCGCGTCGATCGCTTCGCTCATCGGTCTGGCTGACCGTTTCGCGTATTCGATGAGTAAAGGCGCAGTGCTCACGATGACGCGCTCGGTGGCGGTCGATTACATCAAGCAGGGCATCCGCTGTAATTGTATTTGCCCGGCTCGGGTACATACTCCGTTCGTCGATGGTTACTTGCGAAGTAGCTATCCAGGCCGCGAGCAGGAAATGTTCAAGACGCTGTCGGAGTATCAGCCGATCGGCAGAATGGGCACGCCTGAGGAAGTGGCGGCACTTGCGCTTTATCTCTGTTCCGACGAAGCCTCATTCATCACCGGACAGGCATATCCAATCGACGGCGGGGTGCTGGTCTTCTGA
- a CDS encoding L-rhamnose mutarotase, whose protein sequence is MKRYGQTIRLKDDPAVIARYVEYHAAVWPEVEHGLKSIGIQRMLIFLLGRQLFMYMETKDEFEPERDFPRYEASIARIKEWQDLMASMQEPVPDAQPGEWWARMKLVFALE, encoded by the coding sequence ATGAAGCGCTACGGGCAGACGATCAGGCTCAAGGACGATCCGGCGGTGATTGCGCGGTACGTTGAGTATCATGCCGCTGTCTGGCCGGAAGTCGAACACGGGCTGAAATCGATCGGCATCCAGCGAATGCTGATCTTCCTGCTCGGACGCCAGCTCTTCATGTATATGGAAACGAAAGACGAGTTCGAGCCTGAACGCGATTTCCCCCGCTACGAGGCCTCGATCGCGCGCATCAAGGAATGGCAGGACCTGATGGCCTCGATGCAGGAGCCGGTGCCTGACGCACAACCAGGAGAATGGTGGGCGCGAATGAAGTTAGTATTCGCGCTCGAATAG
- a CDS encoding L-fuconate dehydratase has translation MARTITNLTVRDIRTPTSRTLAGSDAVHVDPDYSAAYVVLKTDAGDGLEGHGITFTLGRGNEVVAAAVRALQHLVIGATLESITAAMGAFWKRLTFESQLRWIGPEKGAVHLATAAIVNAVWDLWAKAEGKPVWKLVADLTPEQFVGCIDFRYITDAITPGEAIELLRRNVPTRSAREAEMRKNGYPAYITSAGWLGYPDDKVRALCRESIAAGWTRFKIKVGRNSEENVRRTAIVRAEIGDDAWLMMDANQAWDVGEAIAYMEPLKRYRPLWIEEPTSPDDILGHATIRRAIKPVGVATGEHAANRVIFKQLMQAGAIDFCQFDNCRLGGLSEALAVLLMAAKFGVPVCPHAGGIGLCEYAQHVSLIDYICVSARLDNRAIEFADHLHEHFIDPVTMRDGKYFPPNKPGFSIEMKPESLDLFEYPTGKEWKE, from the coding sequence ATGGCGCGCACCATCACGAATCTCACCGTCCGCGACATCAGGACTCCGACCTCGCGCACGCTGGCCGGCTCCGATGCGGTGCATGTCGATCCCGACTACTCGGCGGCCTACGTCGTGCTTAAAACTGATGCGGGCGATGGACTCGAAGGCCACGGCATCACGTTCACTCTGGGTCGCGGCAACGAAGTCGTCGCGGCGGCGGTGCGCGCGCTGCAGCATCTTGTCATCGGCGCGACACTGGAATCGATAACCGCAGCAATGGGTGCCTTCTGGAAACGGCTGACCTTCGAGAGCCAGCTTCGATGGATCGGTCCCGAAAAAGGCGCCGTTCATCTTGCGACCGCCGCGATCGTCAACGCAGTCTGGGACCTGTGGGCGAAGGCCGAGGGCAAACCGGTGTGGAAGCTCGTCGCCGATCTCACGCCCGAGCAATTCGTCGGGTGCATCGATTTCCGCTACATCACCGATGCGATCACTCCCGGCGAAGCAATCGAACTTTTGCGCCGCAACGTTCCGACGCGCTCAGCGCGCGAAGCCGAGATGCGCAAGAACGGCTACCCGGCCTACATCACTTCGGCGGGATGGCTCGGCTATCCGGATGACAAGGTGCGCGCGCTATGCCGCGAGTCGATTGCGGCGGGATGGACGCGGTTCAAGATCAAGGTGGGACGAAATTCCGAAGAGAATGTGCGTCGCACCGCGATCGTGCGCGCGGAGATCGGCGACGACGCGTGGCTTATGATGGACGCCAACCAGGCGTGGGACGTGGGCGAAGCGATCGCATACATGGAGCCGCTCAAGCGCTACCGGCCGCTGTGGATCGAAGAACCGACGAGCCCCGATGATATCCTCGGCCATGCAACGATTCGCCGCGCGATCAAGCCGGTGGGGGTCGCGACCGGAGAGCATGCGGCCAACCGCGTCATCTTCAAACAACTGATGCAGGCGGGCGCCATCGACTTCTGCCAGTTCGACAATTGCCGCCTCGGCGGACTAAGCGAAGCGCTGGCGGTTCTCCTGATGGCAGCGAAGTTCGGCGTGCCCGTTTGTCCGCACGCCGGCGGCATCGGATTGTGCGAATACGCGCAACACGTTTCGTTGATTGACTATATCTGCGTGAGCGCTCGACTGGATAATCGCGCGATCGAGTTCGCCGATCACTTGCACGAGCATTTTATCGATCCCGTCACGATGCGGGACGGAAAGTATTTTCCACCGAACAAGCCCGGGTTCAGCATCGAGATGAAACCAGAGTCGCTCGACCTGTTTGAGTACCCAACAGGCAAAGAATGGAAGGAATAG